Proteins from one Hyphomicrobiales bacterium genomic window:
- the uxuA gene encoding mannonate dehydratase translates to MKQTWRWFGPTDTTTTNAMVQAGVEGVVTSLYHIPSGAVWPLDEIKSRQKEIASLEDGSPSGLSWDVVESVPVSEEIKTQSGDWRAHIEAYKESLKHLSECGIATVCYNFMPVLDWTRTTLRAKQPSGAFAMHFDVIDFAVFDIHLLERENAARDFPKDIIEKAKARFDDMTADERHGLASNIVSGLPGANDNWTLKDVRELLSTYENISAEQLRENLITFLKLVTPFAAEVGINLCCHPDDPPFSILGLPRIMSTIEDYEKIMQAVDVPQNGITLCTGSMGVLPKVDFVSFIKKWGHRIHFAHLRNTQRTGEASDTMFSFFEAEHLGGDTDMVSVIAELLAEEKRRKAAGQENWEIPMRPDHGQDILHDIGSNQLPGYPLLGRLKGLAELRGVMTALNSSHRV, encoded by the coding sequence ATGAAGCAAACTTGGCGTTGGTTTGGTCCAACAGACACCACCACTACAAATGCTATGGTTCAGGCGGGCGTAGAAGGTGTTGTTACATCGCTGTACCACATTCCTTCAGGCGCCGTTTGGCCACTAGACGAGATCAAATCGCGTCAAAAAGAAATTGCATCCCTAGAAGATGGAAGCCCATCAGGGCTTTCATGGGATGTGGTTGAAAGTGTGCCTGTCTCAGAAGAAATCAAAACCCAATCAGGCGATTGGCGGGCGCATATTGAGGCTTATAAAGAAAGCCTAAAACACCTGTCTGAATGCGGCATCGCCACGGTTTGTTATAACTTCATGCCCGTCCTCGATTGGACCCGCACCACCCTACGCGCAAAACAGCCAAGCGGCGCTTTCGCCATGCACTTTGATGTGATTGATTTTGCGGTGTTTGATATTCACCTGCTTGAACGGGAGAACGCAGCCCGCGATTTTCCGAAAGATATCATCGAAAAAGCAAAAGCTCGTTTCGATGACATGACAGCTGATGAACGCCATGGTCTGGCTTCAAACATAGTCTCAGGACTACCAGGTGCCAATGACAATTGGACCTTAAAAGATGTTCGCGAACTGCTGAGCACCTACGAGAACATTAGCGCTGAGCAACTGCGTGAAAATTTAATCACGTTCCTAAAGCTGGTCACTCCCTTTGCCGCAGAAGTTGGCATCAACCTTTGCTGCCATCCAGATGATCCCCCCTTCTCCATTCTGGGTCTGCCCAGAATAATGTCCACGATCGAGGACTATGAAAAGATCATGCAGGCAGTGGATGTTCCGCAAAATGGCATCACCCTTTGTACGGGCTCCATGGGCGTGCTTCCAAAGGTTGATTTCGTAAGCTTCATCAAAAAATGGGGCCACAGAATTCACTTCGCCCACTTACGCAACACCCAGCGAACGGGTGAAGCAAGTGATACTATGTTCAGTTTTTTCGAAGCCGAGCACCTAGGTGGTGATACCGATATGGTCTCCGTCATCGCTGAATTGCTTGCAGAAGAAAAACGCCGCAAGGCTGCGGGCCAAGAAAATTGGGAAATCCCCATGCGCCCCGATCATGGGCAAGATATTTTGCATGACATTGGAAGCAATCAATTACCAGGCTACCCGCTTCTAGGCCGCTTAAAAGGCTTGGCTGAACTAAGAGGCGTTATGACAGCGCTGAATAGTTCGCACCGCGTTTGA
- a CDS encoding mechanosensitive ion channel family protein — MVLEMEFLSAIDRIVQDHVWFSLAIVLVLLVWIAITRYFFYEATSQKHQSIVATVDLVLFPAAILSIGGLLYFSLQSTQFSLVETQLQFVVHLMAILALSWCVARFIEIFILSKSKRDDISNYLPGLERGLLYISALFIGLMIFLNMRDVSITGLYVSTGAAAALIAFAMQRTLGDLFSGIALSIEHPFRVGDWVELSDGTQGKIIDINWRATRIRAWDNATMIVPNSELAQQSIKNLHGAGHSFSPWYEIKISADVDPRFAKALLLEAALRCSKVMKSPLPVVRLKDATTIPYTYMVWVHYKDFLTMFAGREELFREIHYGLKQAGIQVAPDTYEIHSRRAETMNIELPSVLLALKGLDVANILTDREVEQMASMSQHHSFEAGTVILPEGDTATSFDILSTGIIESSIQTNKGVSKTVDRLKPGQYFGIASMITDNPSFLEFTAITDVSLIRVDLDCFRTIISNRPELSEELAEIVKQRMDAAEDARAFCNKPPQKLSVQEILKSVEKLLH, encoded by the coding sequence ATGGTTTTAGAAATGGAATTCTTGAGCGCTATTGATCGAATAGTACAGGATCATGTTTGGTTTTCATTGGCAATCGTGCTGGTTTTATTGGTTTGGATTGCAATAACCAGATACTTTTTTTACGAAGCGACGAGCCAAAAGCATCAATCTATCGTTGCAACGGTTGATTTGGTTTTATTTCCAGCAGCCATCTTAAGCATCGGCGGCTTGCTATACTTCAGCCTACAAAGCACTCAATTTTCGCTGGTTGAAACGCAACTGCAGTTCGTTGTGCATTTAATGGCGATACTGGCACTCAGCTGGTGCGTGGCTCGCTTCATCGAAATTTTCATTCTCTCAAAATCTAAACGTGATGATATTTCGAACTATCTACCTGGCTTAGAACGCGGCCTCCTCTATATCAGCGCGCTCTTCATTGGCTTGATGATTTTTTTGAACATGCGTGATGTTTCGATAACGGGCCTTTATGTTTCAACAGGTGCCGCAGCGGCCTTGATTGCCTTTGCAATGCAACGCACGTTAGGCGATCTATTTTCAGGCATTGCCCTTAGCATAGAGCATCCCTTCAGGGTTGGTGATTGGGTTGAACTTAGCGATGGAACACAAGGCAAAATCATCGACATCAATTGGCGAGCCACACGCATTCGCGCATGGGATAATGCAACAATGATTGTTCCCAATAGCGAATTGGCTCAACAAAGCATCAAGAATTTGCACGGGGCGGGTCATTCATTTTCCCCATGGTACGAGATAAAAATATCAGCCGATGTGGACCCACGATTTGCTAAAGCTTTACTGCTTGAAGCAGCACTACGTTGTAGCAAGGTTATGAAGAGCCCTCTTCCCGTTGTGCGCCTGAAAGATGCGACCACCATCCCCTACACATACATGGTTTGGGTTCACTACAAAGATTTCCTCACTATGTTTGCTGGGCGAGAAGAGCTTTTCCGTGAAATTCATTATGGCCTAAAACAAGCAGGTATTCAGGTAGCGCCTGACACGTATGAAATTCATTCGCGCCGTGCTGAAACCATGAATATTGAGCTTCCCTCTGTCCTGCTCGCCCTCAAAGGGTTGGATGTGGCAAACATTCTAACCGATCGTGAAGTCGAGCAAATGGCGAGCATGAGCCAACACCATTCATTTGAAGCAGGCACTGTCATTTTGCCGGAAGGTGATACAGCAACTTCATTCGACATTCTCTCCACTGGCATCATTGAATCGAGCATCCAAACCAACAAAGGCGTTTCAAAAACGGTTGATCGGCTCAAGCCGGGGCAGTATTTTGGCATTGCCTCAATGATAACCGATAACCCATCGTTTTTAGAATTTACCGCAATAACCGATGTGTCCCTTATTCGGGTCGACCTAGATTGCTTCCGCACAATTATAAGTAATCGCCCAGAACTATCAGAAGAACTCGCAGAAATTGTCAAGCAGCGCATGGATGCAGCGGAAGACGCGCGGGCCTTCTGCAACAAACCGCCGCAAAAACTTTCTGTCCAAGAAATATTGAAGAGCGTGGAAAAATTATTGCACTAG
- a CDS encoding VanZ family protein — protein sequence MLKRNNLNVIGLILVFLIVVAFQYTAPHVIKLALKANAENTGLSIAQLMGRRIPDLGLLNKDDVFFRDLDHSIKMKRVEHLAADVLAAERIHQIDFINSDCMCAISLGSYETKDNQKQAKVFHKSYGYKRAAFTGLKQRDFKAFKEDIGNHVFFDIKKHSPRTIGSHLKYQLPVNRELLSQLINGRQDVTFVKDTPLPYQPEAFGEVYHMVKVDGHVAYIIRIMVDLSAASSAYNDAANTIFWIGFGLLGFGFFYPVLCQTITQAEQATKKQETTKTPPIARFEIFTILALSSIVLILSFSNPLTNMGDMISIDKFKHVIAYAALGFVALYGRKTATSSFVAVIALLSFGIAIEFLQPLFGREADALDFVANVVGIAISCCALLIVRNFDSTQPAATSANIDP from the coding sequence ATGCTTAAAAGAAACAATTTGAACGTGATTGGACTGATTTTGGTCTTTCTTATTGTTGTTGCGTTTCAATATACGGCACCACACGTGATAAAGCTCGCTTTAAAAGCAAATGCAGAAAACACAGGCCTCTCCATAGCTCAACTGATGGGGCGCCGCATTCCCGATCTTGGTCTCTTGAACAAGGACGATGTTTTTTTTCGTGATTTAGATCATTCAATCAAAATGAAGCGGGTCGAACATCTTGCAGCGGATGTTCTTGCAGCCGAAAGAATCCATCAAATTGATTTCATCAATTCTGATTGCATGTGCGCAATTAGCCTTGGGTCTTACGAGACAAAGGATAATCAAAAACAAGCAAAAGTGTTCCACAAATCCTATGGATATAAGCGAGCAGCGTTTACAGGTTTGAAGCAGCGAGATTTTAAAGCTTTCAAAGAAGACATAGGAAACCATGTATTCTTCGATATAAAGAAGCATTCACCAAGGACTATTGGTAGCCATCTAAAATATCAGTTACCTGTAAATCGTGAGCTCCTTTCTCAATTGATCAACGGTCGACAAGACGTAACATTCGTCAAAGACACACCACTTCCTTACCAACCAGAGGCTTTTGGCGAGGTGTATCATATGGTGAAAGTGGATGGCCATGTGGCTTACATTATCAGAATTATGGTCGATTTGAGCGCGGCATCAAGCGCCTACAACGATGCCGCAAACACCATTTTCTGGATTGGGTTTGGGCTTCTTGGCTTCGGCTTCTTCTACCCAGTGCTTTGCCAAACAATTACTCAAGCAGAGCAAGCAACAAAGAAACAAGAAACGACCAAGACACCGCCTATCGCTCGCTTCGAAATTTTCACAATATTAGCGTTATCGTCAATCGTGCTCATTTTGTCATTCAGTAACCCACTAACGAATATGGGTGACATGATATCGATCGATAAATTCAAACACGTAATAGCCTATGCGGCGCTGGGTTTTGTGGCCTTATATGGCCGCAAGACGGCAACCAGCAGTTTTGTAGCAGTAATCGCCCTCCTCAGCTTTGGTATTGCCATTGAATTTCTGCAGCCGTTGTTTGGCCGCGAAGCAGATGCGCTCGATTTTGTAGCGAACGTTGTTGGCATTGCCATCTCATGCTGCGCTCTGCTGATCGTTAGAAACTTCGACAGCACTCAACCAGCAGCAACTAGCGCTAATATCGACCCGTAA
- a CDS encoding phytanoyl-CoA dioxygenase family protein, producing MGLHVKRVSLAEKLSIRRQTGLARLISDEQAQIINRDGYIIIKNVLPDDVFAKLSEEVENTEFLAREMRQGGTVTRLIPLPPSLLASLSNLNNFVNGDLFQGLLRYTASFNHESLVNLHTVITDPELGDTDPQTMFHSDTFHATAKGWFFLRDVEMADGPFGYVPGSHRMTKGRLEWEQEQSLIAAKHENGHHALGSFRASESDIKAMGYDGIEPLPVPANSLVIADTHGFHARCESTRPSTRLAIYGSLRCNPFVPLSGLDVFSLPGLRGRKGEAVYMGRAALAKMAKKRETQPIVGMVRPGDPAVL from the coding sequence ATGGGTTTGCACGTAAAGCGCGTGAGCCTCGCTGAGAAATTATCCATTCGGCGGCAAACAGGGTTGGCGCGGCTCATCTCAGATGAACAAGCCCAGATCATAAATCGCGACGGCTACATCATTATCAAAAACGTTCTGCCTGATGATGTCTTTGCAAAGCTCTCAGAGGAAGTAGAAAATACCGAATTCCTCGCTCGCGAAATGCGCCAAGGTGGCACCGTTACCCGCCTTATTCCGCTGCCCCCATCACTCTTGGCTTCCCTGTCGAACTTGAATAACTTCGTCAACGGCGATCTTTTTCAAGGGCTTTTAAGATATACCGCCAGTTTCAACCATGAATCCCTAGTGAACCTGCATACAGTCATAACCGACCCTGAATTAGGCGATACTGACCCGCAGACTATGTTCCATTCAGACACATTCCATGCAACGGCCAAAGGCTGGTTCTTTCTGCGCGATGTAGAAATGGCCGATGGACCCTTTGGTTATGTTCCCGGTTCACACAGAATGACAAAAGGTCGTCTTGAATGGGAACAAGAACAAAGCCTCATCGCAGCCAAACATGAAAACGGGCACCATGCACTAGGCTCTTTTCGAGCCAGCGAAAGCGATATCAAAGCGATGGGATACGATGGAATTGAACCGCTTCCAGTACCAGCGAACTCTCTAGTAATAGCAGATACTCATGGGTTTCACGCGCGTTGTGAAAGCACCCGACCGTCGACGCGGCTAGCGATCTATGGCTCACTTCGGTGCAATCCATTCGTACCTCTGTCCGGTCTCGATGTCTTTTCTCTTCCTGGTTTAAGAGGCAGAAAAGGTGAAGCTGTTTATATGGGCCGAGCAGCCCTTGCTAAAATGGCAAAAAAACGAGAAACGCAGCCTATTGTTGGCATGGTACGCCCTGGAGATCCTGCTGTTTTGTGA
- a CDS encoding heme-binding protein, translating into MLVTIDQAEALIAAARKYAKQQNMKPLTIAVLDAGGHLQALIREDGTSNLRPEIAQGKARGAISMGLGSRALYNRAQEQPYFIQAMNGLSGGSLVPVPGGVLIKQDGAIIGAMGITGDSSDNDEACAIFAIEQNGFVADAG; encoded by the coding sequence ATGCTTGTGACGATTGACCAAGCCGAAGCATTGATTGCAGCAGCGCGCAAATACGCAAAACAGCAAAACATGAAGCCGCTAACGATTGCCGTTCTTGATGCAGGGGGCCATTTGCAAGCTTTAATCAGGGAAGACGGAACCAGCAATTTGCGTCCAGAAATTGCTCAGGGAAAAGCGCGTGGGGCAATTTCAATGGGGCTTGGCTCACGGGCGTTATACAATCGCGCGCAAGAACAGCCTTATTTCATTCAAGCAATGAATGGCTTGTCCGGCGGATCATTGGTTCCTGTCCCCGGTGGTGTCTTGATCAAGCAAGATGGTGCAATCATTGGTGCGATGGGTATTACAGGGGATAGCTCAGATAACGATGAAGCCTGCGCTATTTTTGCGATCGAACAGAACGGTTTTGTGGCGGATGCGGGCTAA